The following coding sequences lie in one Rhizobium sp. ZPR4 genomic window:
- a CDS encoding Lrp/AsnC family transcriptional regulator codes for MENLDRFDRDILDIVQRNCQLTAEAIAEEVGLSTSAVQRRLKRLREDGIIKAEIAVVDRKATGTPMVFIVGMEIERDNYDALAKFRLWAEKQDHIQQVYYVTGAVDLIAIVTARDVEHYDDIAAVIMAENPQIRRMHTNVVLRDVKLGLLVPLAEGNDAGR; via the coding sequence ATGGAAAACCTGGATCGCTTTGATCGCGATATTCTCGATATCGTCCAGCGCAATTGCCAACTCACTGCCGAAGCGATCGCCGAAGAGGTCGGCCTTTCGACATCCGCCGTGCAACGGCGCCTGAAACGACTGCGCGAAGATGGTATCATCAAGGCGGAAATCGCGGTCGTCGATCGCAAGGCGACGGGGACCCCGATGGTGTTCATCGTCGGCATGGAAATCGAGCGGGACAATTACGATGCGCTTGCCAAGTTCCGCCTTTGGGCGGAAAAGCAGGACCATATCCAGCAGGTCTATTATGTCACGGGTGCCGTCGATCTCATTGCAATCGTCACTGCCAGGGATGTCGAGCATTATGACGACATCGCCGCCGTGATCATGGCGGAAAATCCGCAGATCCGGCGCATGCACACCAATGTTGTATTGCGTGACGTCAAGCTTGGATTGCTCGTGCCGCTGGCAGAGGGTAACGACGCCGGACGGTAA
- a CDS encoding ATP-binding cassette domain-containing protein, whose protein sequence is MTARSSQALCVEDLHKSFGSHQVLKGVSTTANQGDVISIIGSSGSGKSTFLRCINLLEMPDRGRILVNGEEVVLRQGRHGQMQPKSWRQIERMRSGLGMVFQSFNLWAHMTVLENIIEAPVHVLGIPRREAIEKAEALLNKVGLYDKRDAYPAFLSGGQQQRAAIARALCIDPAVMLFDEPTSALDPELVGEVLKVIRDLAEEGRTMLLVTHEMRFARDVSNHVLFLHQGRIEEEGPPRQIFDAPISARCREFTGMLTS, encoded by the coding sequence ATGACAGCGCGGTCCTCCCAGGCACTTTGTGTGGAAGATCTCCACAAGAGCTTTGGGTCACATCAAGTCCTCAAGGGCGTTTCAACCACCGCCAATCAAGGGGACGTGATTTCCATCATCGGCTCGTCCGGCTCCGGAAAAAGCACGTTTCTGCGCTGCATAAACCTGCTTGAAATGCCCGATCGCGGCCGCATCCTCGTCAACGGCGAGGAAGTCGTCCTGAGGCAGGGACGCCACGGACAGATGCAACCGAAAAGCTGGCGGCAGATCGAGCGGATGCGCAGTGGCCTGGGCATGGTATTCCAGAGTTTCAATCTCTGGGCCCACATGACCGTTCTCGAAAATATCATCGAGGCTCCGGTGCATGTTCTGGGCATCCCCCGTCGCGAGGCGATCGAAAAGGCGGAGGCTCTTCTCAATAAAGTCGGGCTTTACGACAAGCGCGATGCCTATCCGGCCTTCCTCTCCGGCGGTCAGCAGCAGAGGGCAGCGATCGCGCGCGCGCTTTGCATCGATCCGGCGGTTATGCTCTTCGACGAGCCGACATCGGCACTCGATCCCGAACTGGTCGGCGAAGTGCTCAAGGTGATCCGTGACCTCGCAGAGGAGGGTCGAACCATGCTGCTGGTCACCCATGAAATGCGCTTTGCCCGCGATGTCTCGAACCACGTTCTCTTCCTGCATCAGGGACGGATAGAGGAGGAAGGGCCGCCCAGGCAGATCTTCGACGCCCCAATC